A segment of the Cenarchaeum symbiosum A genome:
GGTCTCGCTTGTATCGAGCGGCGATCCGGGGATATACGGCATGGCCGGCCTCATATACGAGACGCTAGCCGAGCAGGGCTGGGACCCTGCATCCGGCATGCATGTAGAGGTCATACCCGGGGTCTCGGCGCTCAGCTCCTGCGCGTCCATAGTTGGATCCCCCCTGATGACCGACTTTGCCGTAGTCAGCATGAGCGACCTGATGGTCCCGTGGGAGATCATAGCAAAGAGGGTCGAGGCCGCAGCCATCGGCGACTTTGTGACGGTGATATACAACCCTGCGAGCAAGAAGCGGGTCCGGCAGCTCGCCGAGGCGCGCAAGATACTGCTAAAGCACAGAAAGCCGTCGACCCCGGTGGCGATAATAAAGGGCGCCTACAGGGACGCGCAGTCTGTCGTGATGACCGACCTTGGCAGCCTCGAAGAGCACGCCGAAATGCTCGGCATGACGTGCACGGTCATAGTTGGCAACTCGTCGACCTACAGCTACAGGGATCTTATGATCAACCCACGCGGATACAAGTCAAAGTATACGCTGGGCACTAGCCCCGGGAACCCATGATCCCCCGGATCTCCTCGCCAGGCGAGGCCTTGTCCGCCAGGCCCTCCACCAGCGGGACGACATACCGGGCGACCGACGACTTTAGGTCCGACGGGTGCAGGTCCCCCGAGCCGAACGCCGCCTCGAGCTCCGCGTACCCCGCATAGCTTGCG
Coding sequences within it:
- a CDS encoding precorrin-3B methylase (COG1010), which encodes MEGRLYIVGVGPGHQDHMTFRAKQAIEESDTIIGYETYVGLVRGLIEGKEIHRYAMTQEVERAQQCIDLARSGRTVSLVSSGDPGIYGMAGLIYETLAEQGWDPASGMHVEVIPGVSALSSCASIVGSPLMTDFAVVSMSDLMVPWEIIAKRVEAAAIGDFVTVIYNPASKKRVRQLAEARKILLKHRKPSTPVAIIKGAYRDAQSVVMTDLGSLEEHAEMLGMTCTVIVGNSSTYSYRDLMINPRGYKSKYTLGTSPGNP